The following coding sequences are from one Canis lupus baileyi chromosome 19, mCanLup2.hap1, whole genome shotgun sequence window:
- the OR7C2 gene encoding olfactory receptor 7C2 has product MERGNQTGVGNFLLLGFTEELDLQPFFFGLFLSMYLVTFTGNLLIILAICLDSHLHTPMYFFLANLSSADICFTSTTVPKMLLNIQTQSKTITYEGCLSQIFFFIVFGCLDNLLLTVMAYDRFVAICHPLHYTVIMNPQLCELLILGSWCISVTGSLLETLTLLRLSFCTNMEIPHFFCDLPEVLKLACSDILINNIVVYFVTIVLGVFPLSGTLFSYSEIFSSILRISSARGKYKAFSTCGSHLLVVSLFCGTGLGVYLSSAVTSFSKMSLMASVMYTIVTPMLNPFIYSLKNRDMKGALGRLLSRVVPVSIRTLMSSWGHNNEDEKS; this is encoded by the coding sequence ATGGAAAGAGGAAACCAAACAGGAGTTGGAAACTTTCTCCTCCTGGGATTCACAGAGGAACTGGACCTACAGCCTTTCTTCTTTGGGTTGTTCCTGTCCATGTATCTGGTCACATTCACTGGGAATCTGCTCATCATCCTGGCCATCTGCTTAGACTCCCATCTCCACACacccatgtatttcttccttgCCAACCTGTCCTCTGCTGACATCTGTTTCACCTCTACCACCGTCCCTaagatgctgctgaacatccaGACTCAGAGCAAAACCATAACATATGAAGGATGCCtcagccagattttttttttcattgtatttggaTGCCTGGACAATTTACTCCTGACCGTAATGGCCTATGACCGCTTTGTGGCTATCTGTCACCCCCTGCATTACACAGTCATCATGAACCCCCAGCTCTGTGAACTGCTCATCTTGGGGTCCTGGTGCATCAGTGTAACAGGCTCCCTTCTTGAGACCTTGACCCTTTTGAGGCTGTCCTTCTGCACAAACATGGAAATCCCACACTTTTTTTGTGATCTTCCTGAAGTCCTGAAGCTCGCCTGTTCTGACATCCTCATCAATAACATAGTGGTGTATTTTGTGACTATTGTCCTAGgtgtttttcctctctctggaaCCCTCTTTTCTTATTCTGAGATTTTTTCCTCCATCCTGAGAATTTCATCAGCCAGGGGCAAATATAAAGCCTTTTCCACGTGTGGGTCTCACCTCTTGGTGGTCTCCCTGTTCTGTGGCACAGGCCTTGGGGTCTACCTCAGTTCTGCAGTGACTTCATTCTCTAAGATGAGTTTGATGGCCTCCGTGATGTACACCATTGTCACCCCTATGCTGAACCCCTTCATCTACAGCTTGAAGAACAGGGACATGAAGGGGGCCCTGGGCAGGCTCCTCAGCAGGGTAGTACCTGTCAGCATCAGGACTCTCATGAGTAGCTGGGGACACAATAATGAAGATGAGAAATCTTAG
- the LOC140611418 gene encoding olfactory receptor 7A5-like, whose translation MDPGNYTGISEFYLMGFSEELELQPLVFGLFLSMYLVTVFGNLLIILAVSSDPHLHTPMYFFLTNLSFVDICFTSTTVPKMLQNIQTQSKVITYARCLTQMYFFILFTGLDIFLLTVMAYDRFVAICHPLRYTVIMNPWLCALLVLVSWVVSVLYSLLQTSMVLQLSFCTEVEIPHFFCELNQMIQLACSDTFLNNMVMYLATVLLAGGPFFGILYSYSQIVSSIHRISSAQGKYKAFSTCASHLSVVSLFYCTGLGVYLSSAATQSSHSSAVASVIYTVVTPMLNPFIYSLRNRDIKEALMSLLCALSLSNK comes from the exons ATGGACCCAGGAAATTATACAGGAATTTCAGAATTCTACCTTATGGGATTTTCAGAAGAACTAGAACTACAGCCCCTTGTATTTGGGCTTTTCCTCTCCATGTACCTGGTCACTGTGTTTGGAAACCTGCTCATCATCCTGGCCGTCAGCTCTgacccccacctccacacccctatgtacttcttcctcaccaACCTGTCCTTTGTAGACATCTGTTTCACCTCCACCACCGTTCCCAAGATGCTGCAGAACATCCAGACCCAAAGCAAAGTCATCACCTATGCAAGGTGCCTCACACAGATGTACTTTTTCATACTGTTTACAGGATTAGACATCTTTCTTCTAACTGTGATGGCTTATGACCGGTTTGTAGCCATCTGTCACCCCCTGCGCTACACGGTGATCATGAACCCCTGGCTTTGTGCACTGCTGGTTCTGGTGTCCTGGGTCGTGAGTGTCCTGTATTCCTTGTTACAAACCTCCATGGTGTTGCAGCTCTCCTTCTGTACAGAGGTGGAAATCCCCCACTTTTTCTGTGAACTGAATCAGATGATACAACTTGCCTGCTCTGACACCTTTCTCAACAACATGGTGATGTATCTTGCAACTGTGCTTCTGGCTGGTGGTCCCTTCTTTGGGATCCTTTACTCTTACTCTCAGATTGTTTCCTCCATACATAGAATCTCATCAGCTCAGGGCAAGTATAAAGCATTTTCCACCTGTGCATCTCACCTCTCGGTTGTCTCCTTATTTTACTGTACGGGCCTAGGAGTGTACCTTAGCTCTGCTGCTACCCAGAGCTCCCACTCAAGTGCAGTGGCCTCAGTGATATACACAGTGGTCACGCCCATGCTGAATCCCTTCATCTACAGCCTGCGGAACAGAGACATAAAGGAGGCTCTGATGAG tctcctctgtgctctctcactctcaaataaataa
- the LOC140611416 gene encoding olfactory receptor 7C1-like, which translates to MELRNHSGLPVFLLLGFSEKPEIQSVLFGLFLSLYLVTVFGNLLIILAISSDSHLHTPMYFFLSNLSFSDICFTSTTIPKMLLSIQTQNKVITYAGCITQMYFFTVFGLLDNLLLTAMAYDRFVAVCHPLHYTVIMNPQLCAQLLTLTWLISVLGALPESLTMLRLSFCAVVEIPHYFCELPEVLKLACSNTFTNNVVLYIVTGVMGFFPLAGILFSYSRIVSSVLNISTVGGKYKAFSTCGSHLSVVSLFYGTCLGVYLSSTWTHASETGMFASVLYTVVTPMMNPFIYSLRNRDMKRALRKLLCSMSSSQ; encoded by the coding sequence ATGGAATTGAGAAACCACTCAGGGCTTCCAGTGTTTCTCCTCCTGGGATTTTCTGAGAAGCCAGAAATTCAGTCTGTTCTCTTTGGGCTGTTCCTGTCTTTGTACCTGGTCACTGTCTTTGGGAACCTGCTCATCATCCTGGCCATCAGCTCAGACTCCCACCTCCACACCCCtatgtacttcttcctctccaaCCTGTCCTTTTCAGATATCTGTTTCACCTCAACCACCATCCCAAAAATGTTGCTGAGCATCCAGACTCAGAACAAAGTCATTACCTATGCAGGCTGCATCACACAGATGTATTTTTTCACAGTTTTTGGACTTTTGGACAATTTACTTCTGACTGCAATGGCCTATGACCGTTTTGTGGCTGTCTGTCATCCCCTGCACTACACAGTCATCATGAATCCTCAGCTCTGCGCCCAGTTACTCACCCTGACCTGGCTCATCAGTGTTCTGGGGGCCCTTCCTGAGAGTTTAACCATGTTGCGACTCTCCTTCTGTGCAGTCGTTGAAATCCCACACTATTTCTGTGAACTCCCTGAAGTCCTAAAGCTTGCCTGCTCTAATACCTTCACCAATAATGTCGTATTATATATTGTGACAGGCGTTATGGGCTTTTTTCCTCTCGCTGGGATCCTTTTCTCTTATTCTCGAATTGTCTCTTCTGTATTGAATATCTCAACAGTGGGAGGAAAGTATAAAGCATTCTCCACCTGTGGGTCTCACCTCTCCGTGGTCTCCTTATTCTACGGAACCTGTCTGGGGGTCTACCTCAGTTCCACCTGGACACATGCCTCTGAGACAGGGATGTTCGCCTCAGTCCTGTATACCGTGGTCACTCCCATGATGAACCCCTTCATCTACAGCCTGAGGAACAGAGACATGAAGAGGGCTCTGAGAAAGCTTCTCTGTAGCATGTCATCCTCCCAATGA
- the LOC140611417 gene encoding olfactory receptor-like protein OLF4, whose protein sequence is MHDYDYVMLFLSYFSSSIAYMEPKNDTRISEFLLLGFSEEPELQPFLFGFFLCMYLVTILGNLLIILAVSSDSHLHTPMYFFLANLSFVEICFISTTVPKMLMNIHAKKKVITYKSCIMQMYFFLLFVGLDNFLLTVMAYDRFMAICNPLHYMVIMNPGLCGLLVLVSWVVSVLHSLLQTLMVLRLSFCTEVEIPHFFCELNQVIQLACSDTFLNNMVMYLATVLLAGGPLAGVLYSYSKIVSSIRKIQSAKGKYKAFSTCASHLSVVSLFYCTGLGVYLSSAATQSSHSSAEASVMYTVVTPMLNPFIYSLRNRDIKRVLNVFFRRKP, encoded by the coding sequence ATGCATGATTATGATTAtgtcatgctctttctctcttattttagTAGTAGCATTGCCTATATGGAACCAAAGAATGATACACGAatttcagaatttcttcttctgggattttcAGAGGAACCAGAATTGCAACCCTTCCTCTTTGGGTTTTTCCTGTGCATGTACCTGGTCACCATACTTGGGAATCTGCTCATCATCCTGGCTGTCAGCTCTGATTCCCACCTCCACACacccatgtatttcttccttgCCAACCTTTCCTTTGTAGAAATCTGTTTCATCTCCACCACTGTCCCCAAGATGCTGATGAATATACACgcaaagaaaaaagtcataacATATAAAAGCTGCATCATGCAGATGTACTTTTTCCTACTTTTTGTAGGTTTGGACAACTTCCTTCTGACTGTGATGGCCTATGACAGATTCATGGCCATCTGTAATCCCCTGCACTACATGGTTATCATGAACCCTGGGCTCTGTGGACTGCTGGTTCTGGTGTCCTGGGTCGTGAGTGTCTTGCATTCCCTGTTACAAACCTTAATGGTGTTGCGGCTGTCCTTCTGTACAGAGGTGGAAATCCCCCACTTTTTCTGTGAACTCAATCAGGTGATCCAACTTGCCTGTTCTGACACCTTTCTCAACAACATGGTGATGTATCTTGCAACTGTGCTTCTGGCTGGTGGTCCCCTGGCTGGGGTCCTTTACTCTTACTCTAAGATCGTTTCCTCCATACGTAAAATACAATCAGCTAAGGGCAAGTATAAAGCATTTTCCACCTGTGCATCTCACCTCTCGGTTGTCTCCTTATTTTACTGTACGGGCCTAGGAGTGTACCTTAGCTCTGCTGCTACCCAGAGCTCCCACTCAAGTGCAGAAGCCTCGGTAATGTACACGGTTGTCACGCCCATGCTGAACCCCTTCATCTACAGCCTGCGGAACAGAGACATAAAGAGGgttctaaatgtatttttcagaagGAAGCCATAA